TCAATTCAAAAGTGGCCGGGTTCTGGTAGGCGGTCCAGTTTGCCCCGGCAAAATCGGCGTTTTCCGACGCGATCATCTCCGCGGCGTCGGCGCTGACCCCGGCGGCTTCCAGCGAAACGATCCGCTCCCTGGTGTAGTTGGCGTTGCCGGTCGCCAGGTTCCGGAGCGTGATCCCGTCAACGGCCGGCCCGTTCAGTTTGATCGTGAAAGTCCACTGCGCGCTCTCGCTCCCCCACCACCCCGCCCCATCTTTGGCCCGAACCTCCCAGGTATGCGCCCCGGAAGCCAGCGCGGTCGCCGGCGTATAAGCGGCGGTGGCGTCCCGGGTGATCAGGGCGGAGTCGAGGTTGATCTCGTAACTGGCGATGCCCGACAGGTTATCGGTCGCCGGCGTCCAGCTGAAGAGCGGGGTCGCGTCGCTGGTGGTGGAGCCGCTCGGCGGCGTCAGCAAGACCGGCGCCGTCGGCGGCGTGATATCGATGATAAAACTGCCGCTCTCCCGCGAGCCGATGTTGCCGCACTCGTCGCTGGCGGTGATCCTGACCTTTGCCTCATTCGTATTAAGCGCCGGCGTGGTCCACGGATATGTCCCGTTATTGGCAATGCCGGCGGCGATCGGCAGATCCGCCTCGCCGGTCGTGTAGTAGAGATAAACCGAATCGGCCGCCAGGGCGAGATTGTCGGTGGCTTGCCAGTTAATCGTCTTCGCTGCCCCGCCCTGCCATTTTTCCCCGCCGGCCGGGACCTCGGCCGTGATCAGGGGCGGCGTCGAATCGATCGTAAAATTCGCCGCCGATTCGCCCGTCCCCAGATTCCCCGGCTGATCGCGGACCGCGGCCTTGATCCTGACCTGGGTCGAGTTGATCGTCGCCGGGATATTCCAGCTATACGGGGAAACGACCGCCGCTTCCTGGGTGATCAAATTGGGATACGACGAGCCGCCGTCCGTCGAATACCGGAGCGACAACGAATTCGGCGCTATCCCCCGCTCATCGGTAGCGGAAAAATCGATCAGCCTGGCGGCTCCACCCGCCCATTTCTGGCCACCGGCCGGGGATTCGACCGTCACCAGCGGCCGGATCAGATCGACATAGATCGAGGCTTCTTTAGTCACCGAGATATTCTGGGCCCGGTCGCGCAGTTTAAAGTACACTGTCTGGACCCTGCTTTCGGCCGTCAATATACCTACGAATTTTTGGTAATAAGTTTCCCACTCGGCGCCGTAAAAATCCTCGTATTCCGAGACCAGCATTGTTTCCGGCGACCCGGCTACATCGAACGCCTCGACCGTGACCAGCGGGTCGTTGGTCTCCAGCGTACTGCCGGTCGTCCGGTCCCTCAGTTCGATCCGGCTAAGCGTCGGCGGCGCAGTGTCCAGGATGATCGAGCGCGAAACCGTGTTACTTTCATTGAGCCCGGCATCGCGCAATTTGTAATATACGGTCTTGTTCCCATCGCCAGCGTCGACCTCGAACGTCGTCAGCGGCTGATAAGAGCGCCACTCCGCTCCCGCGAACGACTCGCTGGTCGAGATGAGCATCTCTGTCGGGCTGCCGGTAACGCCGGCCGCTTCTACCGTCATTATCCGGTCGTTGGTCTCCAGCGTGCTTCCCGTCGTGCGGTCTTTGAGCGCAATGCTTTCCACGGACGGCCCCTGGGTCAGCACGGTAAAAAGGAAAGCGGCGGAATAGTTCCCCCAGATCCCCGCCCCATCTTTCGCCCGCACCTCCCACGTATGCAGCCCTTCGGCTAACGGCGCCGGCGTGTAGCTGGTCGCGGCGTCTTGCGTGACCAGGTTGAGATCGAGGCGGACCTCGTAGCTGACGACCCCCGACAAATTGTCGGTCGCCGCTTCCCAGGTCAGTTGCGGCGCCGCTTCTTTGGTCGTGCTCCCGTTGGCCGGGGTAACCGGGACTGGAGCGGTTGGCGGTGTGACGTCGATGATGAAAGGCGCCGCGCTCTCGGCCGAGGCGGTATTGTTGGCCAGGTCGCGGGCCAGCACTTTGACCTTAGCTTCGCTGGTATCGGTCTCCGGCAGCGTCCAATCGTAAGTTCCGTCATTCGCTTCGTTGCTGGCGATCAGCTGATAGGTTTCGCCGGTCGTGTAATAGAGCGCGATCGGGTTTACCGCTAAACCGCGGATATCGGTCGCCAGCCAGTTGATCTGTTTGACCGTCCCCCCCTGCCACTTTTCGCCGCCGACCGGCGCCTCCACCGTCACGACCGGCGGCGTCAGGTCGAGAAAGATCGCCGCCTCGAACGTCACGGAGACGTTCTCGACCGCGTCGCGCAGTTTGTAATAGACGGTCTTGCTCCCTTCGCCGGCGCCAACCTCGAAAGTGACCGGGTTCTGGTACGGCTGCCACTCTGCCAGGCTGAAATCGGCGCTTCCCGACAGCATCAGCTGCGACGGCGCGCCGCTGACCCCGCTCGCTTCCACGGAAACTATCCGGTCGTTCGTTTCTTGAGTATTACCGGTGGTCCGGTCTTTAAGCGCCAGGCTTTCCACCGTCGGCCCTTGCGTATCGACGCTGAATGTCCGGGTACTCCCGTAATTCCCCCAGATCCCCGCGCCATCTTTGGCCCGGACCTCCCAGGTGTGCAAACCATCGACTAACGGGGTTGCCGGCGTATAGTCGGTCGTCGCCCCTTGCGTGATCAAGCTTGTATCCAGGTGGATCTCGTAGCTAACGACCCCCGACAGGTTGTCGGTCGCCGCTTCCCAGGTCAACTGCGGCGTCGTTTCGCGCGTCACCGCCCCGTCGGCCGGAGTGACCGGCACCGGCGCGGTCGGCGGCGTCACGTCGATGATAAAGACGGCGCCGCTTTCGTCGGTCCCGACGTTGCCGCACTCGTCAACCGCCTGGACCCTGACCTTGGCTTCACTGGTATCGATCTCCGGCAAGGTCCAGCCGTAACTGCCGTCGTTCGCCTCTCCCGTCGCGATCGTCACGTAGGCGTCGCCGGTCGTGTAAGCTAAAGTAATAGGGTTGGCGGCCAGGTTAAAATTATCGCTCGCCGTCCAGGTGATCGTGCAAAGCGTCCCGCCCCGCAGCTTTTCGCCGCCGTCGGGATAAGTGACCGAAACCGTCGGCGCGATCGAGTCGATCGTGAACACGCTCGCCGACTCGGCGGTCCCCGGCACTTCCAGGGTGGAAACGGCCGTGACCCTGACCTTGGCCTCCAGCGTGGTGACCGGCGGGACGGTCCAGCTGTAACTGCCGTCATTCGCCTCGTTGGTGGCGATCAACGAATAGGCGTCGCCGGTCGTATAATCGATGGCGACGTAGCCGACGTAAACCGCCGCCTGCGTCGCCGTCCAGGTCACGGTATAATCGCTCCCCCCTTTGATCTTGTTGCCGCCGTTTGGCGCGGTAAGCGCCACGATCGGCGGATCATTGGTCTGGTTACGGTAGTAAGCCCCGATGTCGGCACGCGTCCCGTCCGGATCGGCCGGCGACGCGGGATCGCCCTTGTCGACCGCCGGCGAAAGGTACTGGAGATTATAATTATGCGCCTCGGCGCTGACGAACAGCGGGTCGGCAACGATATCCCCCTCGCCCGACGCAGCCCCCGACCAGTTGGTCGTATTGCCGAATAGATCGTTGTAAGTGGAAGCAACCGTCCCGTAAATACCGTAACTGCCCGCTCCGCCAAGCGCGATAATATTATTCCGGGCCGAAACCGTTCCGCTGGACCGTTCGATCCCCTTGCTGTTCCGAACGATCGTATTCCCTTCGATCGAGACCGACGGATCGCCGGCATAGATAACAATCCCTTGCCAACCGGCCACGGCACTCCTGATCAGGTTCTGCCTGATCAATACGTAACCGGTCCAGCCGTCGAGCTTGATGTTTTCTTGAGTAATGTTGCGGATAGTCGAGGTTTCGATCGTCACCGTCCCCGACCCGCCATTCAGGCGGATGCCGCGAAAAACGTTGCGGACCAGGCAATTGACGACGCGGCCGGACGCCTCAAAAGAAACTTCGCCGTCAAAATGGATCCCGTCGCTCGACATGGTGCCGGAATAGACCGTACAGCTTCTGACCTCGTTGCCGGGGCCGGTGATCAGGACCCCTTTTTTCGACCCGAGCGCGGTAATGTCCAGCGCTTCCAGCACCGCGAACCGTTCAAGCTGAAATATGTTATTGCTCCCGTCCCCTTCGACCGTCGCCAACCCGTTCCCCTTGACCTGGATGCCGTTACTGACGATCAGCGGCAAAGTTTCCGCGGAGCCGGTCATCGTCGTGGAATAAAGCCCGGGTTGGGCCATGATCGTGTCGCCGGTCGACGCAATGGTCAGCGCGTGAGTGAT
This window of the Candidatus Margulisiibacteriota bacterium genome carries:
- a CDS encoding right-handed parallel beta-helix repeat-containing protein yields the protein MAKVRLFAVFLLILSAFCGQAIAATYYVDAATAEGNLVGDGSSGNPWQTITHALTIASTGDTIMAQPGLYSTTMTGSAETLPLIVSNGIQVKGNGLATVEGDGSNNIFQLERFAVLEALDITALGSKKGVLITGPGNEVRSCTVYSGTMSSDGIHFDGEVSFEASGRVVNCLVRNVFRGIRLNGGSGTVTIETSTIRNITQENIKLDGWTGYVLIRQNLIRSAVAGWQGIVIYAGDPSVSIEGNTIVRNSKGIERSSGTVSARNNIIALGGAGSYGIYGTVASTYNDLFGNTTNWSGAASGEGDIVADPLFVSAEAHNYNLQYLSPAVDKGDPASPADPDGTRADIGAYYRNQTNDPPIVALTAPNGGNKIKGGSDYTVTWTATQAAVYVGYVAIDYTTGDAYSLIATNEANDGSYSWTVPPVTTLEAKVRVTAVSTLEVPGTAESASVFTIDSIAPTVSVTYPDGGEKLRGGTLCTITWTASDNFNLAANPITLAYTTGDAYVTIATGEANDGSYGWTLPEIDTSEAKVRVQAVDECGNVGTDESGAVFIIDVTPPTAPVPVTPADGAVTRETTPQLTWEAATDNLSGVVSYEIHLDTSLITQGATTDYTPATPLVDGLHTWEVRAKDGAGIWGNYGSTRTFSVDTQGPTVESLALKDRTTGNTQETNDRIVSVEASGVSGAPSQLMLSGSADFSLAEWQPYQNPVTFEVGAGEGSKTVYYKLRDAVENVSVTFEAAIFLDLTPPVVTVEAPVGGEKWQGGTVKQINWLATDIRGLAVNPIALYYTTGETYQLIASNEANDGTYDWTLPETDTSEAKVKVLARDLANNTASAESAAPFIIDVTPPTAPVPVTPANGSTTKEAAPQLTWEAATDNLSGVVSYEVRLDLNLVTQDAATSYTPAPLAEGLHTWEVRAKDGAGIWGNYSAAFLFTVLTQGPSVESIALKDRTTGSTLETNDRIMTVEAAGVTGSPTEMLISTSESFAGAEWRSYQPLTTFEVDAGDGNKTVYYKLRDAGLNESNTVSRSIILDTAPPTLSRIELRDRTTGSTLETNDPLVTVEAFDVAGSPETMLVSEYEDFYGAEWETYYQKFVGILTAESRVQTVYFKLRDRAQNISVTKEASIYVDLIRPLVTVESPAGGQKWAGGAARLIDFSATDERGIAPNSLSLRYSTDGGSSYPNLITQEAAVVSPYSWNIPATINSTQVRIKAAVRDQPGNLGTGESAANFTIDSTPPLITAEVPAGGEKWQGGAAKTINWQATDNLALAADSVYLYYTTGEADLPIAAGIANNGTYPWTTPALNTNEAKVRITASDECGNIGSRESGSFIIDITPPTAPVLLTPPSGSTTSDATPLFSWTPATDNLSGIASYEINLDSALITRDATAAYTPATALASGAHTWEVRAKDGAGWWGSESAQWTFTIKLNGPAVDGITLRNLATGNANYTRERIVSLEAAGVSADAAEMIASENADFAGANWTAYQNPATFELSAGDAVKTVYYRLRDIALNKSITVEAAIRLDTIAPLVTVEAPAGGERIAAGSTFNILWSATDGGSGVKANGITLRFSGDSGGSWSLIAGNEPNDGAYSWTVPGGVESSHCRVSVEAVDRAGNADGAMSAGDFTVVAAGPNAPALLTPADQSYLATAQPTLEWGTSSGAVRYALRLDGTEVASQAATSYAPAAALAEAYHTWEVRAQNDVGIWGAYSGVGTFAVDQTAPATVFGAFLDNSNPLPSFEGTASDNFRVASVEVRLDNGSWSAAVLSGHLSRETFSYQVLTALERAGHTIEARAYDAAGNLTPAGQQALLNFTITKASVTVQTAVNGVTVASGQVISYRPAFTVSVVSPLAITELKISVDGTIIYLSDESFKSKTVTVSPAGDLAVGKHTLRIELRNAFDDTYTTSYSNLTVVSDVRVSAIPTATGVNFTVTTSSSGPALFVIRRPGRETIFQKPIADLGTVGTITVDRYVAGETLKGAYIWKIIYNGNKSSNTGGFIVP